GCCAGCTACCTGGAAGGCGACCTCAGGGCCGGCTCGGATGTTGCGGATGCCGTTTGGGTGCCTTGCAGGGAAGCCCTGAAATTTGATCTGGCCGAGGGGGCCAGGCAACTCCTGATGTTTTTGCAGGGCAGCGGCCTTAAAAATTCGGATCTTTTTTACGGACGCATCGGAACCTGATAAGTCTTTTAAAAAACCGGGAGGGAGGCGCTTGAAATTACCGGAGAGGCTTGCCCGGATCGCGGCCTATGTCAAACCGGGCGCCATCGTAGCCGATATCGGAACAGATCACGCTTTGTTGCCTGTGTACCTGATAAAACAGGGCATTTCCCCCAGGGTGATCGCCGGCGAACTCCACCCCGGCCCCTTGGAGGCAGCCCGCTCGACGGTTGCCTTTTACGGTTTGGAAAAGCAAATTCAAGTCAGGGAAGGGGACGGACTTCAGGTCCTGCAGCCTGCCGAAGCAGAGACTGTGGTGATTGCCGGGATGGGAGGCGCAAAAATCAAGGACATCCTGGAGGCTTCTCCGGCCGTGCTCGAAAGGGTGAAGCGTCTTATCCTGCAGCCCCTGGGGGGCTCGGGAATTTTGCGCAACTGGCTGTTGAGCAACGGCTGGCTGCTTGTGGACGAAGATCTGGTTTTCGAAGGGGGACATTTTTACGAGATCATCGTCGCCGAACCAGGCTCCCCGGGAGGTGGAGAAAGAAAGGAGGGGGGAAGCCTCGGGAATCCTGACTCTGATTTGGAATCAAGGCTGCATCTCGAATTTGGGCCCAGGCTTTTGGAAAAAAGGCATCCCCTCCTTGTTCCTTTTCTGGAAAAGCAGGTTCGAGAGATGGAAAATGTGGTTAGAGCCCTGGAGCGTGCCAGGACCCCCGCGGCCCGGCAGATGCAACGCGAGTGGATTCGCAAGATTGAATTCTTTAAGAAGGTGATCGCATGCCAGTTAGATGCGAAAAGCTCATAACCTGGCTTGAGGAGTGGGCGCCGAAATTCCTGGCGCAGGAAGGGGACCGCACCGGCCTCCTTATCGGCTCGCGTTCCGGTGTGATTGAAAAGGTTCTGGTGGCTCTCGAAGTTACGGAAGAAGTGGTAAACGAGGCGGTGGA
The sequence above is drawn from the Bacillota bacterium genome and encodes:
- a CDS encoding SAM-dependent methyltransferase gives rise to the protein MKLPERLARIAAYVKPGAIVADIGTDHALLPVYLIKQGISPRVIAGELHPGPLEAARSTVAFYGLEKQIQVREGDGLQVLQPAEAETVVIAGMGGAKIKDILEASPAVLERVKRLILQPLGGSGILRNWLLSNGWLLVDEDLVFEGGHFYEIIVAEPGSPGGGERKEGGSLGNPDSDLESRLHLEFGPRLLEKRHPLLVPFLEKQVREMENVVRALERARTPAARQMQREWIRKIEFFKKVIACQLDAKSS